A stretch of the Lolium perenne isolate Kyuss_39 chromosome 3, Kyuss_2.0, whole genome shotgun sequence genome encodes the following:
- the LOC127340408 gene encoding glutathione transferase GST 23-like — protein MMAEPVKLIGCFGSPFVHRVIYTQCKDSMWIALWTDGEVQAASAREMKANLTLIERQLPEGKKFFGGDTIGFLDMAVGGIAHWMGVFEEIAGVRLLIEEEHPALCRWAREYTLDETVGQCLPDRDRVVAALTPRKELYVSIAKAMAAQK, from the coding sequence ATGATGGCTGAGCCAGTGAAGCTCATCGGTTGCTTCGGCAGCCCGTTCGTGCACCGTGTCATATATACCCAGTGCAAAGATTCCATGTGGATTGCTTTGTGGACGGACGGCGAGGTGCAGGCGGCGTCCGCAAGGGAGATGAAGGCGAACCTGACGCTCATCGAGAGGCAGCTGCCGGAGGGGAAGAAGTTCTTCGGGGGTGACACCATCGGGTTCCTCGACATGGCCGTAGGAGGGATCGCACACTGGATGGGAGTGTTCGAAGAGATCGCAGGGGTGCGTCTGCTCATCGAGGAGGAGCACCCGGCGCTATGCCGTTGGGCAAGGGAGTACACACTGGACGAGACTGTTGGGCAGTGCCTTCCGGACAGGGACCGCGTGGTTGCTGCTTTAACTCCAAGGAAGGAGCTGTATGTAAGCATAGCTAAAGCAATGGCCGCACAGAAGTAG